The following proteins are encoded in a genomic region of Hymenobacter siberiensis:
- a CDS encoding amino acid permease, giving the protein MASIFAKKPLAVLLGEANSTGHGTLKRTLGAGNLVALGVGAIIGAGLFVRTAAASAQAAGPGVTLAFILAAFGCVFAGLCYAEFAAMIPIAGSAYTYAYTTMGEFVAWVIGWALIMEYALGAATVSIAWSEYLNKLLEVFGTSMPYNLSHSPFEHAIINGVDQHGVVNLPALFIIVMLSLLLVKGTQESAMFNAVIVVLKVLIVVVFIAVGWQFINPVNHTPYLIPADAVVKNAAGEVVRTYEGFFKHGIGGIIGGAGIVFFAFIGFDAVSTAAQEARNPKRDMPIGILGSLAICTVLYILFGHVLTGVASWREFADPALGGEASVAYAIRAHMPGYGWLATGVTVGILLGFTSVILVMLMGQSRVFFSMAKDGLMPKAFSELHPRFNTPYKSNLMLMVFVGLFAAFVPGSLAGDLTSFGTLLAFVLVSLGVWIMRKSDPAQPRPFRAPLSSPSFPLVPIMGALVCTLLIVGLDSFTLQVAVGWMLLGFIVYFLYGQRNSMLQKGVVVVPSEMEEEAFIKPDKNNR; this is encoded by the coding sequence ATGGCAAGTATTTTCGCCAAAAAACCACTGGCTGTGCTCTTGGGCGAGGCCAACTCGACCGGGCACGGCACCCTGAAACGGACGCTGGGCGCGGGCAACCTCGTGGCGCTGGGCGTGGGCGCCATCATCGGGGCGGGCCTGTTTGTGCGCACCGCCGCCGCTTCGGCGCAGGCCGCCGGGCCGGGCGTGACGCTGGCCTTCATTCTGGCCGCTTTCGGCTGCGTGTTTGCGGGCCTGTGCTACGCCGAGTTCGCGGCCATGATTCCCATTGCCGGCTCGGCCTACACCTATGCCTACACCACCATGGGTGAGTTTGTGGCCTGGGTAATCGGCTGGGCCCTGATTATGGAATACGCCCTGGGCGCGGCCACCGTGAGCATTGCCTGGAGCGAGTACCTCAACAAGCTGCTGGAGGTCTTTGGGACCAGTATGCCGTACAATCTTTCCCACTCACCTTTCGAGCACGCCATTATTAATGGCGTAGACCAGCACGGGGTTGTCAACCTGCCCGCGCTGTTCATTATTGTGATGCTCAGTCTGTTGCTGGTGAAAGGCACGCAGGAGTCGGCCATGTTCAACGCCGTGATTGTGGTGCTGAAAGTGCTGATTGTGGTCGTGTTCATCGCCGTGGGCTGGCAGTTCATCAACCCCGTCAACCACACGCCCTACCTCATTCCGGCCGATGCCGTGGTGAAAAACGCGGCCGGCGAAGTGGTGCGGACCTACGAAGGGTTCTTTAAGCACGGCATTGGCGGCATTATCGGTGGGGCGGGCATTGTATTCTTTGCCTTCATCGGTTTCGACGCCGTGAGCACGGCGGCGCAGGAAGCCCGCAACCCCAAGCGCGACATGCCCATCGGCATTCTGGGTTCGCTGGCTATTTGCACAGTGCTCTACATTCTGTTCGGACACGTACTGACGGGCGTAGCCAGCTGGCGCGAGTTTGCCGACCCGGCTTTAGGCGGCGAGGCGTCGGTAGCCTATGCCATTCGGGCGCACATGCCCGGCTACGGCTGGCTGGCCACGGGCGTGACGGTGGGCATCCTGCTCGGTTTCACGTCGGTTATCCTGGTGATGCTCATGGGCCAGAGCCGCGTATTCTTCTCGATGGCCAAGGACGGCCTCATGCCCAAGGCATTCTCGGAGCTGCACCCGCGCTTCAACACGCCCTACAAATCCAACCTGATGTTGATGGTGTTCGTGGGCTTGTTCGCGGCCTTCGTGCCCGGCTCGCTGGCCGGCGACCTCACCTCGTTCGGGACGCTGCTGGCCTTCGTGCTCGTGAGCCTGGGCGTGTGGATTATGCGCAAGTCGGACCCCGCCCAGCCGCGGCCTTTCCGCGCGCCGCTCTCGTCGCCCAGCTTCCCGCTGGTGCCCATTATGGGCGCGTTGGTGTGCACGCTGCTCATCGTGGGCCTCGATTCGTTCACGCTGCAGGTAGCAGTGGGCTGGATGCTGCTGGGCTTCATCGTGTACTTCCTCTACGGCCAGCGTAACTCCATGCTCCAGAAGGGCGTGGTAGTGGTGCCCTCCGAAATGGAAGAAGAAGCCTTCATCAAGCCCGATAAGAACAACCGGTAG
- a CDS encoding DUF4890 domain-containing protein, protein MLIPAMKKNLFLLAALAFATAGTSFAQTAVKTTGSDANQTARHYSKDNQGPKDPAKMADHRAGKMAKELGLNADQEAKVEQLMLARQQEMTALKTKYGTDKKAGRPEMKAAHDRYEAQMKTILTPEQFAKMDKMKAEHHGHGRDGGKMKTKA, encoded by the coding sequence TTGCTTATTCCCGCCATGAAGAAGAACCTGTTTCTGCTCGCCGCCCTCGCTTTTGCTACCGCTGGCACCAGCTTCGCCCAAACCGCCGTGAAAACCACTGGCTCCGATGCCAACCAGACGGCCCGCCACTACAGCAAAGACAACCAGGGGCCGAAAGACCCCGCCAAGATGGCCGACCACCGCGCCGGCAAAATGGCCAAAGAGCTCGGCCTCAACGCCGACCAGGAAGCCAAAGTAGAGCAGCTGATGCTGGCCCGCCAGCAGGAAATGACGGCCCTCAAAACCAAGTACGGCACCGACAAAAAAGCCGGCCGCCCCGAAATGAAAGCCGCCCACGACCGCTACGAGGCCCAGATGAAGACCATCCTCACCCCCGAGCAATTCGCCAAGATGGACAAGATGAAAGCCGAGCACCACGGCCACGGCCGTGATGGCGGCAAGATGAAGACCAAGGCATAA
- the dnaB gene encoding replicative DNA helicase, with the protein MSETQPKPYATRRSVISAPSSGHLPPQALDLEAAVLGAALLEADAQRTLLAILPTEDVFYCPAHQQVYLAIRDLVQRGDHADLLTVTQQLRQRGTLDRTGGPYFVAGLTSRINSAAHFETHCRLLQEQHARRVVIRVGTELTAHGYDQTRDPLELLANAQAHLTGLHRALETRPGQTAADAFEPTFERLTQAVQQQGLTGVPTGLAALDGLTGGWQPGDLIILAARPGMGKTAALLHFARTAALDHGHHTAAFSLEMPTLQLMQRMVASEVPGYSNSDLRRGNLPGGLEQVAHIRQQAQRIKTHGHQLYIDDTPGLSIQQLRAKCARLHAQQPLSLVLVDYIQLMRGDTKGNREQEVGSISRGLKELAKELNAPVIALSQLSRDVEKRGGEKRPMLSDLRESGSIEQDADCIIFLWRGEYYNITEYEDGTATADTVLFDMAKHRNGATDEVVAACNLRRGVFTDLLNVRI; encoded by the coding sequence ATGTCCGAAACTCAACCAAAGCCCTACGCTACCCGCCGCTCCGTCATTTCGGCTCCCAGCAGCGGCCACCTGCCACCCCAGGCCCTCGACCTCGAAGCCGCCGTGCTCGGGGCCGCTCTGCTCGAAGCCGACGCCCAACGCACCCTGCTGGCCATTCTGCCCACCGAGGACGTGTTCTACTGCCCCGCTCACCAGCAGGTGTACCTGGCCATCCGCGACTTGGTGCAGCGCGGCGACCACGCCGACTTGCTCACCGTCACCCAGCAGTTGCGCCAGCGCGGCACCCTGGACCGCACCGGCGGCCCTTACTTCGTCGCCGGCCTCACCAGCCGCATCAATTCCGCCGCCCACTTTGAAACCCACTGCCGCCTGTTGCAGGAGCAGCACGCCCGCCGCGTCGTCATCCGCGTCGGCACCGAGCTAACCGCCCACGGCTACGACCAGACCCGCGACCCGTTGGAGCTGCTGGCCAACGCCCAGGCCCACCTCACGGGCTTGCATCGAGCCCTCGAAACCCGGCCCGGCCAAACCGCCGCCGATGCGTTTGAGCCCACGTTTGAACGCCTCACGCAGGCCGTTCAACAGCAGGGCCTCACCGGCGTGCCCACCGGCCTCGCCGCCCTCGATGGCCTTACCGGCGGCTGGCAGCCCGGCGACCTCATCATCCTAGCCGCCAGGCCCGGGATGGGCAAAACCGCTGCTTTGCTGCATTTCGCCCGCACCGCCGCCCTCGACCACGGCCACCACACCGCCGCCTTCAGCCTCGAAATGCCCACCCTGCAACTCATGCAGCGGATGGTGGCCAGCGAAGTCCCCGGCTACAGCAACTCCGACCTGCGCCGTGGCAACCTACCCGGCGGCCTCGAGCAAGTGGCCCACATCCGCCAGCAGGCCCAACGAATCAAGACCCATGGCCACCAGCTCTACATTGACGACACGCCCGGCCTGAGCATTCAGCAGCTGCGCGCCAAGTGCGCCCGCCTCCACGCCCAGCAGCCGCTAAGCCTGGTCCTGGTAGACTATATTCAACTCATGCGCGGCGACACCAAAGGAAACCGCGAGCAGGAAGTAGGCAGCATCAGCCGCGGCCTGAAGGAACTGGCCAAAGAGCTAAATGCCCCCGTCATCGCCCTCAGTCAGCTTTCCCGCGACGTAGAGAAAAGGGGAGGAGAGAAACGCCCCATGCTCTCGGACCTACGCGAGTCCGGCAGCATCGAGCAGGACGCCGACTGCATCATCTTCCTCTGGCGCGGCGAGTACTACAACATCACCGAGTACGAGGACGGCACTGCCACGGCTGATACGGTTCTTTTCGACATGGCTAAGCATCGCAACGGCGCCACTGACGAAGTAGTAGCTGCCTGCAACTTGCGTCGGGGGGTGTTTACTGACCTTCTGAACGTGCGGATATAA
- a CDS encoding AI-2E family transporter encodes MPSPSDSQPRELRFPLYVKAPLILLGLALLVFTLHIASDIIFPLFFAAIFAIMLHPVEQWLLRHRVPPLLAILLTVVLGVAAVLGLVYFISVEAAQLSDQMPMFKKKFTETATQVHEWLQSRVGLSDQKLQGWMSEAGTKAQGLLGGTLSAVSGLLVTFTLIPVYIFLLFLYQKRLVDFLVQAFSGRRRDTSVSEVLRESKTAIQSYMVGLLIEGSIVAALNVTALLIIGVPYGLLLGVMGALLNFIPYIGGLIAIALPMLMAFVANDGYGHALAVLGAYMLIQFIDNHYLIPRIVASKIQVNALVAIVGVLVGNAIGGVAGMFLALPVIAILKIVFDRIGPLKPWGMVLGDEETPRGRKINPAKKSVLAAEKGDTVPEIEAA; translated from the coding sequence ATGCCTTCCCCCTCCGACTCCCAACCCCGCGAGCTCCGGTTTCCGCTCTACGTGAAAGCTCCGCTCATCCTGCTGGGGCTGGCGCTGCTGGTATTCACGCTGCACATTGCCAGCGACATCATATTTCCGCTCTTTTTCGCGGCCATTTTTGCCATCATGCTGCATCCGGTGGAGCAGTGGCTGCTGCGCCACCGGGTGCCGCCGCTGCTGGCCATCCTGCTTACGGTGGTGCTGGGCGTGGCGGCGGTGCTGGGGCTGGTGTATTTCATCAGCGTGGAGGCCGCCCAGCTATCGGACCAGATGCCGATGTTCAAGAAGAAATTCACCGAAACCGCAACCCAGGTGCACGAGTGGCTGCAATCGCGCGTGGGCCTGAGCGACCAGAAGCTACAGGGCTGGATGAGCGAGGCCGGCACCAAGGCCCAGGGCCTGCTGGGCGGCACGCTCTCGGCGGTATCGGGCCTGCTCGTTACGTTCACCCTCATTCCAGTCTATATTTTCCTGCTGTTTCTGTACCAGAAGCGGCTGGTCGATTTCCTGGTGCAGGCCTTTTCGGGCCGGCGCCGCGATACCAGCGTGAGCGAAGTGCTGCGCGAAAGCAAAACCGCCATTCAGAGCTACATGGTGGGCCTGCTGATTGAGGGCAGCATCGTGGCCGCGCTCAACGTTACGGCCCTGCTCATTATTGGGGTGCCCTACGGCCTGCTGCTGGGCGTGATGGGCGCGCTGCTCAACTTCATTCCCTACATCGGCGGGCTCATTGCCATTGCCCTGCCCATGCTCATGGCCTTTGTGGCCAACGATGGCTACGGCCACGCCCTGGCGGTGCTGGGAGCCTATATGCTCATTCAGTTCATCGACAACCACTACCTGATTCCGCGCATCGTAGCGTCCAAAATTCAGGTAAATGCCCTGGTGGCCATTGTGGGCGTGCTAGTGGGCAATGCCATTGGCGGCGTGGCGGGCATGTTTCTGGCCCTGCCGGTCATCGCCATCCTCAAAATCGTGTTCGACCGCATCGGGCCGCTCAAACCCTGGGGCATGGTGCTGGGTGATGAAGAAACCCCGCGCGGCCGCAAAATCAACCCCGCCAAAAAGAGCGTGTTAGCCGCCGAAAAAGGGGATACGGTACCGGAGATTGAGGCGGCCTGA
- a CDS encoding helix-turn-helix domain-containing protein: MQVALLVPEQEWRQLLADVQRLKALEDATKPAPAPPDRLFNVREAAEYLRFTPEGIRKARRAGRLSGVRLNEKEWGFRLYELDRYVKRYHRQLPPPTTMPLGRPLMAQAA; this comes from the coding sequence ATGCAAGTAGCTCTCCTAGTCCCCGAACAAGAGTGGCGGCAGCTGCTGGCCGACGTGCAGCGCCTTAAGGCCCTGGAAGACGCCACCAAGCCCGCCCCCGCGCCACCCGACCGGCTTTTCAACGTCCGCGAGGCCGCCGAGTACCTGCGCTTCACGCCAGAAGGCATCCGCAAGGCCCGCCGCGCCGGCCGCCTGTCGGGCGTGCGTCTCAACGAGAAGGAGTGGGGCTTTCGCCTCTACGAACTCGACCGGTACGTCAAACGCTACCACCGCCAGCTGCCGCCCCCCACCACCATGCCCTTGGGCCGCCCGCTGATGGCCCAGGCCGCCTAA
- a CDS encoding RICIN domain-containing protein: MMFRFLSLLLFLPFFASAQTPFVPDERAYYGLIDRGSGRCLDIASASTASGAAAVQWEFTHAPSQQWRFVPIRAGSEYYRIEARHSSQCLTVDKPGEGLGLVQRPFQGSEQQQWRLVPAGPLGSFQLENRSEARCAALAAADKFNGTPVVAQKNNGRASQQWRLFRLRLNVLEGPSPFGAPLPLAGAINSPGNEVHPVLSPDGKTLYFARTKFAGNTEGNTDSGDAWLSQSPDQGKTWGAPTRLDGLNTPQNNAVEATTGTGGQLLVVRGTYERDGTFHDEGLSRVAQSAAVAPGATPKTTRPEALRIANFYSAVTGTGFYMSADGQTLLLSLERGDSEGGNDIYLSRPDGSSGYTEPKSLGPVLNSPGFDFAPWLTPDGKTLYFASYGHMGYGSADMFVSQRLDDSWTRWSEPRNLGPALNGPGFNAYLTLTPDGKTAYFSSSATPNGTKDILRTGRATPPDSLPKPAVVAEANENSGRAFLSGRVLDARTKQPVAGAVVKANLLGTSKTSPQFLATSTADNQGNYQMSLLPGRYYLSANGAGLLTMGDTLVAAGSPRRDILLLPAAVGAKVDLPSIIFAQGKATLLGSAYTELNRLAIALQAATTTEVRLEGHTDNVGPADKNQQLSEDRIAEVKRYLVGRGVAESRITTVGFGGSKPKFGNDREETRRLNRRVELVIVK, from the coding sequence ATGATGTTTCGATTCCTGTCGCTGCTGCTGTTCCTGCCCTTCTTTGCCTCCGCCCAAACGCCCTTCGTGCCCGATGAGCGGGCTTATTACGGACTAATTGACCGGGGCAGCGGGCGCTGCCTTGACATTGCCAGCGCCAGCACGGCCAGCGGCGCGGCGGCCGTGCAGTGGGAGTTCACGCACGCCCCCAGCCAGCAATGGCGCTTTGTGCCCATTCGGGCCGGCAGCGAATATTACCGCATCGAAGCCCGCCACAGCAGTCAGTGCCTGACCGTGGACAAGCCCGGCGAGGGCCTGGGCCTGGTGCAACGCCCCTTTCAGGGCAGCGAGCAGCAGCAGTGGCGGCTGGTGCCGGCCGGCCCTTTGGGGAGCTTTCAGCTCGAAAACCGCAGCGAAGCCCGCTGTGCCGCGCTGGCCGCAGCCGATAAATTCAACGGTACGCCCGTGGTGGCCCAGAAGAACAACGGCCGCGCCAGCCAGCAGTGGCGCCTGTTTCGGCTGCGCCTGAATGTGCTGGAAGGGCCGTCGCCCTTCGGAGCGCCGCTGCCGCTGGCCGGGGCCATCAACTCGCCCGGCAACGAGGTGCACCCCGTGCTGAGCCCCGATGGCAAGACATTGTACTTCGCCCGCACCAAGTTTGCCGGCAACACCGAGGGCAACACCGACTCCGGCGATGCCTGGCTGAGCCAGAGCCCCGACCAGGGCAAAACCTGGGGCGCGCCCACCCGCCTCGACGGCCTGAACACGCCCCAGAACAACGCCGTGGAAGCCACCACCGGCACCGGTGGCCAGCTCCTGGTGGTGCGCGGCACCTACGAGCGCGACGGCACCTTCCACGACGAGGGCCTGAGCCGGGTGGCGCAATCTGCCGCCGTGGCCCCCGGCGCTACGCCCAAAACCACCCGGCCCGAGGCCCTGCGCATTGCCAATTTCTACTCGGCGGTGACGGGCACGGGGTTTTATATGTCGGCCGATGGGCAAACGCTGCTGCTCTCGCTGGAGCGCGGCGACTCCGAGGGCGGCAACGATATTTACCTGAGCCGCCCCGATGGCAGCAGCGGTTACACCGAGCCCAAAAGCCTGGGGCCGGTGCTCAACTCGCCCGGTTTCGACTTCGCGCCCTGGCTCACGCCCGATGGCAAAACGCTGTATTTTGCGTCGTACGGCCACATGGGCTACGGCTCGGCCGATATGTTCGTGAGCCAGCGCCTCGACGACAGCTGGACCCGCTGGAGCGAGCCCCGCAACCTGGGCCCGGCCCTGAACGGCCCCGGCTTCAACGCCTACCTGACGCTCACGCCCGACGGCAAAACGGCCTATTTCTCGTCCTCGGCCACGCCCAACGGCACCAAGGATATCCTGCGCACGGGCCGCGCCACACCGCCCGACTCGCTGCCCAAGCCCGCCGTGGTGGCCGAGGCCAATGAGAATTCGGGCCGTGCTTTCCTGAGCGGCCGCGTGCTGGATGCCCGCACCAAGCAGCCGGTAGCAGGCGCGGTGGTGAAGGCCAACCTGCTGGGTACCAGCAAAACCAGTCCGCAGTTCCTGGCCACCAGCACTGCCGACAACCAGGGCAACTACCAGATGTCGCTGCTGCCCGGCCGGTACTACCTCTCGGCCAACGGCGCGGGCCTGCTCACAATGGGCGACACGCTGGTAGCCGCTGGCTCGCCCCGGCGCGATATCCTGCTGCTGCCCGCCGCCGTGGGGGCCAAAGTAGACCTGCCCAGCATCATCTTCGCCCAGGGCAAAGCCACGCTGCTGGGCTCAGCCTACACCGAGCTGAACCGCCTCGCCATTGCCCTGCAAGCCGCCACCACCACTGAAGTGCGCCTCGAAGGCCACACCGATAACGTGGGCCCAGCCGACAAAAACCAACAGCTTTCCGAAGACCGGATAGCCGAAGTGAAGCGCTACCTCGTGGGCCGGGGCGTGGCTGAAAGCCGCATCACCACTGTAGGTTTCGGCGGCTCGAAGCCGAAATTCGGCAACGACCGCGAAGAAACCCGCCGCCTCAACCGCCGCGTGGAGCTGGTAATTGTGAAGTAG
- a CDS encoding lactonase family protein: protein MTNFPVFRGRMRFLNGLGLLSITLLAGCARPAGSSSAIAKDYWLYVGTNVGNEQASTIFLYRVDAATGAFTRVSAQHGGASPTYLTLSANHRFLYAVSETQTFRGAPGGGVSAFAVAPRTGDLTLLNQQPSNGAAPCYISLDHTGHTALVANYVSGNVSALPVAADGQLGAPTTDQHTGSGPHKNQTSPHAHCLLPDPANTFAFAVNLGTDRVYGYRLDPARAQLTRAAEPAFVAKPGAGPRHLVFHPDGKHAYLINELNSTVTALAYDAAAGRFRELQTLSALPAGYTGENSCADIHVSRNGLFLYASNRGHNSIAVFAIDTSNGTLVPIQDVDTQGKTPRNFTLDPSGRLLLVANQNSNNIFSYHVDPQSGLLTPTGQSTEVPSPMFLQVTEDFGR, encoded by the coding sequence ATGACTAATTTTCCTGTATTTCGCGGCCGGATGCGCTTCCTGAACGGGCTGGGGCTGCTTTCCATCACGCTGTTGGCGGGCTGTGCGCGGCCGGCCGGGAGCAGTAGCGCTATCGCCAAGGACTACTGGCTGTACGTGGGCACCAACGTGGGCAATGAGCAGGCAAGCACCATTTTCCTGTACCGCGTGGATGCCGCTACCGGCGCTTTCACCAGGGTGAGCGCGCAGCACGGCGGCGCCAGCCCCACCTACCTCACCCTCTCGGCCAACCACCGCTTCCTGTACGCGGTAAGCGAAACCCAGACGTTTCGGGGTGCGCCGGGCGGCGGCGTGAGTGCCTTTGCCGTGGCCCCGCGCACCGGCGACCTGACCCTGCTCAACCAGCAGCCTTCCAACGGGGCCGCGCCCTGCTACATCAGCCTCGACCACACCGGCCATACAGCCCTGGTGGCCAACTACGTGAGCGGCAACGTGAGCGCGCTCCCCGTGGCCGCCGACGGCCAGCTGGGTGCCCCCACTACGGACCAGCACACCGGCAGCGGCCCGCACAAGAACCAAACCAGTCCGCACGCCCACTGCCTCCTCCCCGACCCCGCCAATACGTTTGCCTTCGCCGTAAACCTGGGCACCGACCGGGTGTACGGCTACCGCCTCGACCCCGCCAGGGCCCAGCTCACCCGCGCGGCCGAGCCAGCTTTCGTGGCCAAGCCCGGCGCGGGGCCGCGCCACCTGGTTTTTCACCCCGATGGCAAGCACGCCTACCTCATCAACGAGCTGAACTCGACCGTGACGGCGCTGGCGTATGACGCGGCCGCCGGGCGCTTCCGCGAGCTCCAGACGCTGTCGGCGCTGCCGGCCGGCTACACGGGCGAAAATTCCTGCGCCGACATTCATGTTTCGCGTAACGGGCTGTTTCTCTATGCTTCTAACCGGGGCCACAACAGCATCGCGGTATTTGCCATCGATACCAGCAACGGTACGCTGGTGCCCATCCAGGATGTGGACACGCAGGGCAAAACGCCCCGCAATTTCACCCTCGACCCCAGCGGCCGTCTGCTGCTGGTGGCCAACCAGAACTCCAACAACATTTTCAGCTACCACGTTGACCCGCAATCGGGCCTGCTCACGCCCACCGGCCAGAGCACGGAGGTGCCCTCGCCCATGTTCCTGCAGGTGACGGAGGATTTCGGGCGGTAG
- a CDS encoding hypervirulence associated TUDOR domain-containing protein, whose translation MRKGTQVSWKYGTGTATGKIESAHKEPISRTIKGSVIHRNGSADDPAFVIVQENGDRVLKLKSEVKAASTKKPAG comes from the coding sequence ATGCGCAAAGGCACCCAAGTCTCCTGGAAATACGGCACCGGCACGGCCACCGGCAAGATTGAATCGGCACACAAAGAGCCCATCAGCCGCACCATCAAGGGTAGCGTCATCCACCGCAACGGTTCGGCCGATGACCCCGCCTTCGTCATCGTGCAGGAAAACGGCGACCGGGTGCTCAAGCTCAAAAGCGAGGTGAAGGCAGCATCAACAAAAAAACCCGCTGGCTAA
- a CDS encoding IS4 family transposase, whose product MRLCLDRTEWDFGQCQVNILLVTVGTGEVHVPLYWHLLDNRSGNSNAADRIAVLEKCLALLGKDRIGLVVGDREFVGHAWFKWLKDNGLNFVMRLPKHHCLTHADGRRQAVADLGLVPGQVRRFAHVQVDGVWGQVWVKAVAADAFVFLFATAGLNHLEQLYAKRWTIEQCFQNLKGRGFNLEATHLRCFQKLRKLVALVSLAYAFCLGVGAAAHGGRQPIARKNHGYRAASLSRHGLNLLRQLARPLTLPEDPLARLVETLLNWITRQLAKNQLLKIVG is encoded by the coding sequence CTGCGCTTATGCCTCGACCGCACGGAGTGGGACTTCGGCCAGTGCCAGGTGAACATCCTGCTCGTCACCGTCGGCACGGGCGAGGTCCACGTGCCCCTTTATTGGCACCTGCTCGACAACCGCAGCGGCAACTCCAACGCCGCCGACCGCATCGCGGTGCTCGAAAAGTGCCTGGCCTTGCTGGGCAAAGACCGCATCGGCCTGGTCGTGGGCGACCGGGAATTTGTCGGCCATGCGTGGTTCAAGTGGCTCAAAGACAATGGGCTTAATTTTGTCATGCGCCTGCCCAAGCACCACTGCCTGACCCACGCCGACGGCCGGCGGCAGGCCGTGGCCGACCTGGGCCTGGTGCCGGGGCAGGTGCGCCGCTTCGCCCACGTGCAGGTCGACGGAGTCTGGGGGCAGGTCTGGGTCAAGGCCGTGGCGGCGGACGCGTTTGTCTTCCTGTTTGCCACGGCCGGTCTGAACCACCTCGAGCAACTCTATGCCAAGCGCTGGACGATTGAGCAATGCTTTCAAAATCTGAAAGGGCGGGGCTTTAACCTGGAAGCCACCCACTTGCGCTGTTTCCAAAAGCTGCGCAAGCTCGTGGCCCTGGTCAGCCTGGCCTACGCGTTTTGTCTGGGCGTGGGCGCGGCCGCCCACGGCGGCCGCCAGCCCATTGCCCGCAAAAACCACGGCTACCGGGCCGCCAGCCTGAGCCGCCACGGCCTCAACCTGCTCCGCCAACTCGCCCGCCCGCTGACCCTGCCCGAGGACCCATTGGCCCGCTTGGTTGAAACGCTACTGAACTGGATTACGAGGCAACTTGCTAAAAATCAATTACTAAAAATAGTAGGGTAG
- a CDS encoding S24 family peptidase: MDILDHYPQMRSEWLMRGDEPMFKTTDAKSEVKAAAGFTGMPSVVTVDANGLEVISVVPRKAEAGYLLARDVEDTMVEQETLSIPGMPGGKTVRAFEVSGNSMQPTLNQGDLVVATCTERLDLIQPKHVYVVVARDRIMVKRLRGPVKRDEPIELLSDNRFYDPFILPQNDLKELWQVQAVVTRSVPANTNESFDRMLVLLEMLAHDSTQLRSILLDVAARYDVKLVGEAS, translated from the coding sequence ATGGATATTCTGGACCATTACCCGCAGATGCGGTCGGAGTGGCTGATGCGCGGCGACGAGCCGATGTTTAAGACCACGGACGCCAAATCGGAGGTGAAGGCAGCGGCGGGCTTTACTGGGATGCCCTCGGTCGTGACGGTGGATGCCAATGGCCTGGAGGTTATTAGCGTGGTGCCGAGGAAGGCCGAGGCCGGCTACCTGCTGGCCCGCGACGTAGAGGACACGATGGTTGAACAGGAGACGCTGAGCATCCCGGGTATGCCGGGTGGTAAGACGGTGCGGGCCTTTGAGGTGTCCGGCAACAGCATGCAGCCGACGCTGAACCAGGGCGACCTAGTGGTGGCCACCTGCACCGAGCGGCTGGACCTGATTCAGCCCAAGCACGTTTACGTGGTGGTGGCCCGCGACCGGATTATGGTCAAGCGGCTGCGGGGGCCGGTGAAGCGCGACGAGCCCATTGAACTGCTGTCAGACAACCGGTTTTACGACCCGTTCATCCTGCCGCAAAATGATTTGAAGGAGTTGTGGCAGGTGCAAGCGGTAGTTACGCGCAGCGTACCGGCCAACACCAATGAGTCCTTTGACCGGATGCTGGTGCTGCTGGAAATGCTGGCCCACGACTCGACCCAGCTGCGCAGCATTCTGCTGGACGTGGCGGCTCGTTACGACGTGAAATTAGTGGGTGAAGCAAGCTAA